The nucleotide window GCTCTCCACCATAAGGGAGCTTCTCTCCCGCCTCGCCGAAGGTGTGCAGAACCTGGCCCAGGTGACCAGAACCCTCTCGGACATCGCGGAGAGCCACAAGCGGACCATCACGGAGGAGGGCGGGCACGTCTCGGCCATAAGCTCGGCAACGCACCAGTCAAGCGTCTCCCTGGGGGACATCGGCAAGACCCTGACGGAGACGGCGGACTTCTCCACCCGGGTGAGCGCGCAGGCCCAGGAGATGCTCGAGGCGCTGGGAAACTCGCTCTTGAGCATAGACGAGACCGAGGAGAGCATCGGGAAAACCATAACGCACCTGGAGGATTTCCAGAAGCACACGCAGGGGGTAAGCGAAATCCTCTCCATCGTGGACGACATCGCCGACCAGACGAACCTCCTGGCCCTGAACGCCGCCATAGAGGCGGCGCGGGCGGGGGAGCAGGGGAGAGGATTCGCGGTGGTGGCCGACGAGGTGCGAAAGCTGGCGGAGAAGACCTCCTCCTCGACGAAAAAGATAGGCGGGCTCATGCAGTCCCTCCTTTCGGGGATGGGCGAGACCATCGCGGGCGTGCAGAGCCACGCGGAACGGGTTGCCGAGACCCACAAGACGGTGCAGCAGTCCTCGCAGAGCCTCGACGAGATGATAGGGCGCGTGGAGCAGATAGCCTCGCGGATTCAGGCCATAAGCTCCTCCACCGTGGAGCACAACGCCGCCCTGGAGAGCATCGACGGCTCCCTGTCGGGCATCGATGTGGCCTTCAAGGGCCTGCTCACCGACACCCGCAAGCTCACGGAGACGAGCGAGCAGGTCAACAGTTTCTCAAGCACCCTGAAAGGGCTTCTGGAGAAGCTGAGCCTCTCCCGCACCCCCGGCGCAAGGGAAACAGGGGCCTCCCGCTGAAAAACCCGCGTGGGCCATTGAGCACTTTGCGGCGAACTCATGCCGGGAAGGGCGCGAGAGCCGACCTCCTCCATTTACCGGAAGCAAGATGTTACTCACGTAGAGATTATTTTTAAGGTTTCAATGAAAAAGCTGAAAAACTGACTGGTTAGAAAACTGACTGGTTGGACTGGTCAGGCGGGCCGGTATCAGGGGCCCAGGAGGGGCACCCTGAACATCAGGCCCACGGCCACCTCGGGCTCGCCGCTGCCCACGGTCTTGAGCCCCTCGGTCGTGGACTTCATGTTCAGGGTGTAGGCCGAGTTATAGAACTCGTTGTAGAACTGGTCCGCATCCACCACCACGTCGACCTCCGGCCCCTGCTGCATCGACGCACACCCCCCGAGGATGCAGGGAATGAAGAAAAAGGCAGCCATCAGAGCGCATCGTCCGATTTTTGCCTTCATAGCCCTGAGCATTCTCGTCACTCCTTATGGCCCTTTTTGTGATTTAAGATGCAAATTTTAAGCCACGGGCGGCGCTCTTCCGGCAAAGCACGGCCCGATGAGGATGCTCCCTGAAGAAGCGGAACTGCGCACCCCGGAAGGGCTTGTTTTTGCAAAGAAAAGGCGCGGCGGCTGGCCGTGCGCCGCTCAGGGGCCCTATCTTT belongs to Nitrospirota bacterium and includes:
- a CDS encoding methyl-accepting chemotaxis protein, with translation MKRGILGKLQVGMLLFGIAMGVVFPVFASFFVEFRPGMKVPFAVACVAAGIAVGGFSYVLVRLILLAPLMKISWASREVSSGNIDVRLDIESPDAVGDIVGGFNTMLSTIRELLSRLAEGVQNLAQVTRTLSDIAESHKRTITEEGGHVSAISSATHQSSVSLGDIGKTLTETADFSTRVSAQAQEMLEALGNSLLSIDETEESIGKTITHLEDFQKHTQGVSEILSIVDDIADQTNLLALNAAIEAARAGEQGRGFAVVADEVRKLAEKTSSSTKKIGGLMQSLLSGMGETIAGVQSHAERVAETHKTVQQSSQSLDEMIGRVEQIASRIQAISSSTVEHNAALESIDGSLSGIDVAFKGLLTDTRKLTETSEQVNSFSSTLKGLLEKLSLSRTPGARETGASR